In the Mus pahari chromosome 19, PAHARI_EIJ_v1.1, whole genome shotgun sequence genome, one interval contains:
- the Triml2 gene encoding probable E3 ubiquitin-protein ligase TRIML2 isoform X1, which produces MSQASKPQLPGNTEDPYCGTRPEPSQLFSDDDQVIVSSRCFQSPEHKQQGACGIQDAAECYRKLFQEALVTLREKLEAATNLLAEERERMVTIQEEEQRFKEMIEAEYKMRFQLLTEEEGLAAYQVDLSLHGPNQDQLMKCGTELMQKSQEMLQRLSHLGRENMGKLKASEVRLEEHLCSLQKTITDLEKTCGESAVVLLQNAKCYLKRSESILLQSLEPAQITDLSSCQIIGTSSVLLRLQRRITLDPDTAHPSLVLSEDLRSVGFGETPKTEPCTPRRLDFGASVLGAESFATGRHYWEVAVGQATQWQVGICDCTERTDSIPGASGGKVLLMGSTMGADCTLWVFPPLRKVCLRKQMYKVGVFLDCECGQVSFYNVTEQSLIYGFSHLTFRGAVRPMFSLCLPHGDMSSDSLTVCLPQTHP; this is translated from the exons ATGTCCCAAGCGTCCAagccccagttacctggcaacacaGAGGATCCATACTGTGGGACGCGCCCGGAGCCATCACAGCTCTTCAGTGATGATGACCAAGTCATAGTTTCCAGCAGATGTTTCCAGTCTCCAGAGCACAAGCAGCAAGGGGCATGCGGTATCCAAGATGCTGCTGAGTGTTACAGG AAGTTATTCCAGGAAGCCCTGGTTACATTGAGGGAGAAGCTTGAAGCGGCTACAAACTTACTGGCCGAAGAGCGAGAGAGAATGGTGACGATTCAG gaagaagagcagaggTTTAAAGAGATGATCGAGGCCGAGTATAAGATGCGATTCCAGTTACTGACCGAAGAGGAGGGACTGGCGGCCTACCAAGTTGACCTGAGCTTACATGGGCCTAATCAGGACCAGCTGATGAAGTGCGGCACTGAGCTCATGCAGAAGTCCCAAGAAATGCTACAG AGACTTAGCCACCTGGGGAGAGAGAACATGGGGAAACTGAAGGCGAGTGAAGTCCGGCTTGAGGAGCACCTGTGCAGCCTGCAGAAGACCATCACAGACCTAGAGAAGACGTGTGGGGAATCTGCCGTTGTACTGCTCCAG AATGCAAAGTGCTATTTAAAAAG gagtGAGTCTATACTGCTTCAGAGCCTAGAGCCAGCTCAGATAACAGACCTGAGTTCCTGTCAGATAATCGGAACAAGCAGTGTTCTACTGAGACTCCAAA GACGTATTACTTTGGACCCAGACACAGCTCACCCCTCCCTAGTCTTATCCGAAGACCTGAGAAGTGTGGGATTCGGAGAGACACCAAAAACTGAGCCTTGCACTCCAAGGAGATTGGACTTCGGCGCTTCTGTGTTGGGTGCAGAGAGCTTCGCCACGGGGAGGCATTATTGGGAGGTGGCTGTGGGACAGGCAACCCAGTGGCAGGTGGGCATATGTGACTGTACAGAGAGAACGGATAGCATTCCCGGGGCTTCCGGAGGTAAAGTCTTGCTCATGGGGTCCACGATGGGGGCTGATTGTACCCTCTGGGTCTTCCCTCCTTTAAGAAAGGTCTGCTTGAGAAAGCAAATGTACAAGGTTGGAGTCTTCCTAGACTGTGAATGTGGGCAAGTGTCCTTTTACAACGTGACAGAGCAATCCCTCATTTACGGTTTCTCTCACCTTACCTTCCGAGGAGCGGTTAGACCgatgttttctctttgtcttccacATGGAGACATGAGTTCAGACTCCCTCACTGTCTGTCTCCCTCAGACGCATCCCTGA
- the Triml2 gene encoding probable E3 ubiquitin-protein ligase TRIML2 isoform X2, translating to MSQASKPQLPGNTEDPYCGTRPEPSQLFSDDDQVIVSSRCFQSPEHKQQGACGIQDAAECYRKLFQEALVTLREKLEAATNLLAEERERMVTIQEEEQRFKEMIEAEYKMRFQLLTEEEGLAAYQVDLSLHGPNQDQLMKCGTELMQKSQEMLQNAKCYLKRSESILLQSLEPAQITDLSSCQIIGTSSVLLRLQRRITLDPDTAHPSLVLSEDLRSVGFGETPKTEPCTPRRLDFGASVLGAESFATGRHYWEVAVGQATQWQVGICDCTERTDSIPGASGGKVLLMGSTMGADCTLWVFPPLRKVCLRKQMYKVGVFLDCECGQVSFYNVTEQSLIYGFSHLTFRGAVRPMFSLCLPHGDMSSDSLTVCLPQTHP from the exons ATGTCCCAAGCGTCCAagccccagttacctggcaacacaGAGGATCCATACTGTGGGACGCGCCCGGAGCCATCACAGCTCTTCAGTGATGATGACCAAGTCATAGTTTCCAGCAGATGTTTCCAGTCTCCAGAGCACAAGCAGCAAGGGGCATGCGGTATCCAAGATGCTGCTGAGTGTTACAGG AAGTTATTCCAGGAAGCCCTGGTTACATTGAGGGAGAAGCTTGAAGCGGCTACAAACTTACTGGCCGAAGAGCGAGAGAGAATGGTGACGATTCAG gaagaagagcagaggTTTAAAGAGATGATCGAGGCCGAGTATAAGATGCGATTCCAGTTACTGACCGAAGAGGAGGGACTGGCGGCCTACCAAGTTGACCTGAGCTTACATGGGCCTAATCAGGACCAGCTGATGAAGTGCGGCACTGAGCTCATGCAGAAGTCCCAAGAAATGCTACAG AATGCAAAGTGCTATTTAAAAAG gagtGAGTCTATACTGCTTCAGAGCCTAGAGCCAGCTCAGATAACAGACCTGAGTTCCTGTCAGATAATCGGAACAAGCAGTGTTCTACTGAGACTCCAAA GACGTATTACTTTGGACCCAGACACAGCTCACCCCTCCCTAGTCTTATCCGAAGACCTGAGAAGTGTGGGATTCGGAGAGACACCAAAAACTGAGCCTTGCACTCCAAGGAGATTGGACTTCGGCGCTTCTGTGTTGGGTGCAGAGAGCTTCGCCACGGGGAGGCATTATTGGGAGGTGGCTGTGGGACAGGCAACCCAGTGGCAGGTGGGCATATGTGACTGTACAGAGAGAACGGATAGCATTCCCGGGGCTTCCGGAGGTAAAGTCTTGCTCATGGGGTCCACGATGGGGGCTGATTGTACCCTCTGGGTCTTCCCTCCTTTAAGAAAGGTCTGCTTGAGAAAGCAAATGTACAAGGTTGGAGTCTTCCTAGACTGTGAATGTGGGCAAGTGTCCTTTTACAACGTGACAGAGCAATCCCTCATTTACGGTTTCTCTCACCTTACCTTCCGAGGAGCGGTTAGACCgatgttttctctttgtcttccacATGGAGACATGAGTTCAGACTCCCTCACTGTCTGTCTCCCTCAGACGCATCCCTGA